ACTGTGTCTAGCAGCCCATTCTTCAAAGATGATGAGTCAAATTAGTTATTTATCTAAACTGAGTAAACTGTGTCATCCTTGTTCTTGCTGGTTGTCTTTTCAGATGTGTCGAGCCATAGTCAGGGCTCCCTGGCAATTAGCACCGCTCAGCGAGAGAAAAGGTTTCTGAATGGCATTATCCAGAACCTCCTGCCAGCTGTGGGTCCATCTGTCAAATCCATTGTTCTTGCGTACAGTTCTACAGTGTCTAGTAAAATGGTATGCAGCTCAAATACGTATTTTGACACTGTTGGGCAATACCTGATTATGAGGTTTGTGTCAAGTCTGAACTGACATACTTTTGTCCTCTTTTCAGGTGCGCCAGATCCTCAGTCTCTGCCCCAATATTACTCACCTGGACCTGACCCAGACTGGTGTTACAGATTTTGCATTTGACAGGTAAATATTAAGTCATTACTAAAATATTAGTAAGTCATTTCTGATTATGCACAGTGGTCATAGGGTATCGTTGACAAAGGCTATGCACTGGGTCCACGTTAGTTTGAAATGTGCTCTGGTCAGTTGTTTCTTTAACTCTGTACTCATCGGTACTATGTTCTTGCTATCCACCCTCTTTCAGCTGGTCATCTCTCGGAGCCTGTCTTTCTCTGGAGCACCTGGATTTGTCGGGGTGTGAGAAAATTACTGATCACACCCTGAAGAAACTGTCTTTTGGGCTGGGTGACCTCACACCTTTCACCTGCTTTGACAAACGCTCGGACCGACGCGCCAAGCTTCTGAAAAATTCCCCAATGCCCATCATGCTCATGGAAGAGAGAAACCTACATCCAGTGGGGCAGAAGCGGCAGGCCATCATTTTCAAGCAGGGTACTGGCCATTGGGGAGCTGCCTGCACCCCCACAGAAGTGTGGGTCCTGGACACCTCGGACCTTGCTGATATTGAAGATGCTGCAGAGTGGAGCCGTCGTGGTGGGATGTCTCTTCCTGAAGCAGAAAGCTTTGTCGAGGCACAGCTTGTGGGAGGCTCATGCTGTTGCAGGCGGAGCAGGAGGCGGGGGCACAGGACTGGTTCAAGTGCCTCATTTTTGCATCAGCAGTATGCCATGTCTGGGGAAATGTTTTGTGGTCACTCCACCTGCTGCACTGGTGACATGGCCCTCAGGACTTTAAATGGGCCTGAATCAGGCACCACCACAAGCAGCACTGCAGAGTTTCGGACTAAATGCTCTTCATTTGGGAGCCTGCAGTGTCTGGAGCATGAAAACAGGACTGGCCAGTCAGAGGCAAAACGCACGCTGAGATTTCTCAGTCTCTCTGGATGTTATCAAGTCACAGATTTGGGTTTGAGGTAAAGATTATGCATCGCTGTTTTTCAAACCAACTACAAAAATGAACCAGCTTCATATGTAAACTAGCATGATTTTCACATACAAACCTGTGTTTACATGGATTTATTTGAAAGGTTAGTATCTTCAGAAACTGATGTGATGCAGTGAGTCATCGTAAATCAGCTAAAAAATGCCACAACATTTTGTCAGGTTGTTTTGAAGCAGTTTCAAAACAGCAGTTAGTGGTAAGTGGCAAGTGTTGTTATCTTCAGTGCTAGCTGAAAACAGAAGATATCATTTGTGCCAGCACTCTGCCACTTATGTTGGTAAACCTTTCTACCGTACACACTTTGGGTGAGATCCAGTATAAGTGTTGTAGTAATGCAGGTGTGCTCAttaagttatgtttacattagTTATTACCTAAATACTGATTAAGGTTAAGACTGGATTGTCAGTGTTCATCTAGACATTCCCACTGCTGCCGTGCATGTCGCTGTGCCTGTAATGAGGTTGCACTGTGTGTTTCAGGGCTTTGTCTCAGCGTGGAGGGCTTCCTGTCCTGGAGCATCTTAACTTGTCTGGCTGCCTCTTCATCACCGAGAAGGGGCTGCAGGAGCTGGTGTCAGCCTGTCCTTCGCTCAATGATGAGCACTTCTATTACTGCGACAACATTAACGGTAACACTCAGAAGGGAAATTGTTAGGGGTCCCTTCCTCCGAAACACAAAAGTGTTCATGCTCATCTAGTAAGGTGCTTTGGAGATGGGCTCTGTTATGTTAATCTATCTATTGCAATGTGATAACTGTAACAAACATTACTAACCCCACCAGCATAGCATGTGTCCAAGTGTAAGTAACAGATGCTACTGAGGTGGAAGGTAAGTAGGCATTACAGTAGTCAGTATGATGCcttcaggtgtgtttttttaagtattGGTGTAGAtagtgtgtatactgtataagGAAGGGTACATGCATGTATGAGCTTTCACTTGTCCCATGGCATGCAGTTCATTAAATGACCACTGTGTGGCGTTTCTCTGCAGGTCCTCACGCAGACACTGCCAGCGGCTGCCAGAACCTGCAGTGTGGTTTCAGGGCCTGTTGTCGCTCCGGAGAGTGATCCTGCCTAGCAACGCTCTCCTGACACGTCACGTCttctttttattgcactttATCCTGGGAATACCggttgctgtattttgtgtcacttaaaaatgtttctggatGAAACTGTAATTTTGCTCCTGTTATTTCCATTTCCATCTatattaaatggaaaaaatgtttcagaaaagaaaaatggaaagGGGTGATAATGGATTTGAAGTGTCTGAAATTGTACATTCTGGttcctatttttattttgaaaacttaaAAAACTAGGAGTGTAAACACCAAGTACTTTGTTTTCTGTAGTTAaactttgtttgattttttgaCTTAAACTATGCTGATTTACACAAGTCTTCTTCTCCCTGTGCTGTGTTTAGTTGATTCATTTATAATCAGCAGTAGCATCaaagtgatgttttatttttacctttaaaCAAACTTTGTCAAGTATTGGAGGGTGACTTGGAAAATGAAACTGGATGTAATTGATCGCTGCCTCCCCTTCCATCAAAGCTGACTGTTGTGGACGGCTGTTATGTTGCTGATGGTTACAGGTCAGAATGATCTACATATAGTCCCAGTTGATGATCAGTTCACTGTCAGTGCCGCCATGAAGTTACTGACACACAAGTAGAGGATGTACAGACAGAATTGGTACATAACAACCATCCATGTCTTAAACATTTTGTGATACCGGATATTCATAGTCAAACTTTTTGCTTTTATTCTCTTTAAAGCACTCCAATGTTGCGGGCAAGGAAATGGACCGATGTTCATGTAAGAGGGATTTTAATGCGCCCAACACTGAAGAGCTTTTAGAGAAGCTGAAAGGGGATTAAGAATAATGAACCTTAGATTGGGAGAAGCCTACTGTGTACTTCATCTTTGATCATTCTGCAACAGGATTTATTTGCTTGTTTGAAGGTCTTGCATAAGGAGTTCTATTGTAAATGTTAAATTCataaacagaacaataaaagtATCTTGGAGTTAAAAGCTCTAGTTCATTCAAATCATTTCTTAATTAACACAATTAAGTGAAGTAGAAATTGAAATGCTTGCAAACATATTTCAGTgtcaacacattaaaaaaaaaaaagggaaacatTTAGATATAGAGCACAGTATTGTGAGCTATCAGTTAATTACATACATTTGTCCAACACAACAGCACTGCAATAAATCCTATTTTGGTGAAGATTATAATCCTGTTTTTATTGGTGGCGTCaacataaatgaacaaaatatgtgaaacatTTGTTGCTGTGTATTGGATTGTTGTCATCAGCTTAAATAAAGCTAAAGCACACACTGTGATACACAGTGAGATGAATGTCTCTTGTGTCATGTGCGTACCAGTGAGGCCAGGTacacccacacagacaggacATTATTAGGGTAGGGGTGCACATAGACGGCCAGGGCAAACTCCACGTTTGACGCCTGAACATCGTGAACTCCAGTGCTGTACACTGCCTCTATGATGGGCCGGATCTCAGAGAATGGCAGATGCAGGGGGAATCCTgaaatctaaaaagaaaaaaagccctATAAGTGGGAATTTATGAGAGGAATTTATTATTAACGTGACACCATGTGCTTTGTGCCAGCTGGCTTTTTTCAGAGAAGAGAATAATATATCATTGAAATGATCCATGACCGATGACATCATTCAGTGAATCAGTCTAGTAACTTTTTTCCAGGCACTCCCATTTCAGACTTACCCTGTTGTCTCCCAGCAGGCTCTGCAACTCGTGGCGGTGCCCCTCAGCCACGTCCCGCCCCCCGCTCAGCTCCAGTTTGGGCAGGAACTGTTTCAGGGTGGTGGTGCAGTAGCGGTTCCAGCGGGTTGGGTGACGGGGGCGCCACTCCATGATCTTCTCCTTCAGCATCTTCTCAATTCTATGGAGAGTGAGATGGTAAATGCGTTTTGTCTGGTGTGGAACTGTAGCCAAACAAATCAACATGACACAGTGTTAAAAGTAACTTGCCTGTCCTGAAGCTCTGCTGCAGCTACTTTGTTTGTGCGCTGATATACCAGCTCCTCTGGCTAAAGAAAATTAGATAtggaagaaaatattaaaagacCACTGAACATATGACACGATTATCCACAAATGTTGAACACTCACTTGAACGCTTGACAGCCCTGGGTGAGGGAAGGACCGGGAGAAAAATGGCTTCCACAAGTTGGCTTTTGTGATGTCAAAACTCATCGTCATTGGTGACGTGTACTGTTGAATGTTGAACCACACCTAAATAAAAATTCAGCAAAAAAACTCAGTAATTTAGTGCCACATTATCAACTGGTAATTTGATGTCATGTAGTTGCTCTCTAATCGCTTCACTCACATTGTCAGCATTGATCAGGCAACCAACTGTTTGCAGTGGGCAGAAGGTGTCGTACTGGCCATAGTACTGACCGCTGCTGGGATTCCAGATCAGGTAGCGGCTCTGCTCATAAGTCAAGACATATGCTGTGGGTCcctaagaaataaagaaaatcaaaagttttttctttttttcctttttaataaaCCTCTCTGTAGGATCACCATATAACTGAAATCTCCACAGGTTTACAAATGCTTGTTACACACCTCTGGTATAGCGGTGCCAATAATAAGCAAGGCTTTCTTTCCCATAGACAGGAAGTAGTTGCACAACAGTACGGCATGTTCTTCTTCATCTCCTGCAAGGAGGGTGAGGAATTgctaaaaagaagaagaggaaacacaaggCACTGTCACACGGGCATTTCTCTCCTCTCACAATCACAACACCTCAGAGAGGGTTTACTCACGTCGCACGTCGTCCACAGGTCACACGCACCAGAAAACGAAACTCTGTCTGGCAGAGAGGGGATGAGCGAGACAAATCGGGCGACCAGGGCCTGTGTGAGGAAAATCTGAGTCAGTGTCACTACGGTATATCCAGTCAAATAAGAAATACAAGCAATTACTACCAAAGACAATGGGAGTAACTGAGCAGCTTCTGTCTACATTCATTTCAATAAAGCAACTGACCGTGGCCTCCTGGGGGTTATTGGGGAATGCATCCAGTAACTCCTGTGGAGGGTTGAGTGGTCGAATATAACGCGTGATGAAGACCGTCTTCCCATTGAGGTCTATGATGGTGGTAATGCAGGGTCGGTCCGGGTAGCCCTGTGCTGCATCCCTCTCAAATTTCTCTGAAGCCAGCAGTAACCGCTCATCCTCTTGGCTGTCAAACTGCATAAAAAAGGTCAAAGGTTACAGCAGAGGAATACAGGTCAGCGCTATGAAAATGAAATCAACATGCCTTAAAAATGATGCGGCCATGAATGGGTGAATCAGGtgcacaaaaaaggttgagTGTTACCTTCACTTCCTTAATCTATCACATGCAGCAGAGCAAAAGCAAATAtgtgacacaaaacacaaggaAAAATTAATATACTGATGCATAACCACCTACTTTTAAGGGCATGCGCAACTAACTGTTTGAAAACAAGGGATCCCATTTTCGCTACAGGGTGAGTAGAAGTAGTTTCTTGATATAGTCAAGTGACAAAATTCAGAATTTACCACTAAATTAAACCACTTTATAAACCCTGCTGTCCTCTGTCACTAGACTTGATCCATACTGTCCAGTCTTTTATGAAATAAagcaaatgtaaacacacacatgaactaAGACAAACTAGCACACAGTGATGCAGGCTGGGCGCTAAATAGCAGGCAGGATCAATCCTTAAGCATGACTTACCTTTTCCCTAATAGACTCTCCAGGCACCAGATGAGGTTCAATGGTGATGAACAGTGTGATAAATGCTCCCTCACTCAGGCTCCGCAGAGTGTCATAACCACCAATAGCGCCATGGCTCCGCTCCTTACTGTAGCCCAGCAACACTGCTGGTGTATTCACCTTGAATGTTCCATCAATCTGCTCGatggaattttaaaaaaagggcaGTCAGTGTTTACTTTTCTGTTAGCAAGGCCACAACACCTGTCAATAAATCCACAACGACAAAGCCTCTCACCCTGGACTGAGAATAAATGGTGCTGAAAGGAATCTTGACAGAGCCCAGCCAGTGCTTCTCTACCTGAGTGTGTATTGATTTGCCTTTGTCTTTGTCATTCTGAGGAGCAAAAGGTGTTAGATAATGAAGCAATGAGCAAAATAATATGCAATTCAGCCTGTTCTGATACAATTATCGtgagagaaaataattttttactCACCACTCCAGTTTCATAAACCAC
This genomic window from Micropterus dolomieu isolate WLL.071019.BEF.003 ecotype Adirondacks linkage group LG05, ASM2129224v1, whole genome shotgun sequence contains:
- the fbxl5 gene encoding F-box/LRR-repeat protein 5, with the protein product MAPFPDEVDVFTGPHWRMKQLVGLYCEKLSKTNFSNNNDFRSFLQSLCATFKEFKMHEQIENEYIIGLLQQRCCTAYNVHSDNKLSEMLSLFEKGLHSVKSEYEQLNYAQQLKERLEAFTQDFLPHMKEEEEVFQPMLMQYFTYEELKDIKKQVIAQHCSQQQWDCAAEVLKGFSLWSQAEELQKAFKYADHEKTDYELEKNRNCSAHITQLPTEIMLRLFHYLSPVDLCRCSQVCSSWSELAKTGSLWRHLYPVRWARGDFYRAPPGDLDQEPNDEWVKSRQNEGRAYQEWDEDADVDESDVSSHSQGSLAISTAQREKRFLNGIIQNLLPAVGPSVKSIVLAYSSTVSSKMVRQILSLCPNITHLDLTQTGVTDFAFDSWSSLGACLSLEHLDLSGCEKITDHTLKKLSFGLGDLTPFTCFDKRSDRRAKLLKNSPMPIMLMEERNLHPVGQKRQAIIFKQGTGHWGAACTPTEVWVLDTSDLADIEDAAEWSRRGGMSLPEAESFVEAQLVGGSCCCRRSRRRGHRTGSSASFLHQQYAMSGEMFCGHSTCCTGDMALRTLNGPESGTTTSSTAEFRTKCSSFGSLQCLEHENRTGQSEAKRTLRFLSLSGCYQVTDLGLRALSQRGGLPVLEHLNLSGCLFITEKGLQELVSACPSLNDEHFYYCDNINGPHADTASGCQNLQCGFRACCRSGE